In Silene latifolia isolate original U9 population chromosome 6, ASM4854445v1, whole genome shotgun sequence, the genomic window CATCGCGCCGAGATAGTACTGGTGTTAGTGGGTGTCTACCGTTACTCCAGGCACGGATTTACGAGTACTTTCCCAAGTTCTGACCCGACACCGGATTCTTTCTTGAGGACCGACCTCTAGTCGAGGCTTGGGCCCGCTTGCCTCAGGCTAAGGGTGATTCTGAGAGTTTTCATATGTATCACCATAGTTTGGACGATCCTAGGTCGGAGCATGTCCAATGGTTGCCCTACGGGAACCGTCCCCGGGTAGCTTGATGGGTATCGCTTTACTCGGGTTTTATCAGACATCTTGATATAGTAGAGTCATACCAGCCTGATCGGTGCATGCGTCAGTTTGGGTATAAGCAGACTATCCCGTACCCGATGCCGATTTCGTCTCTTGAGTATCACCGAGCAAGCGAGAATTATAGGCTTCAGTTCGGAGAAGAACCAGATAGGATATGAGGGATCGCAAGTTCGATCATATCGTTACGACATCGGTCAACTAAAGCAGTTATGCCTTTCGAGTATGCTCAGGGGTACATGAGTTGGTACGCAGAGATTTCACGCCCCTATTTCTATCCCCCCTCACACCGCCTCCATTTTCGTATTGTCGAGTTTCATAAGGAGCCGGAGGTCGCCCTAGCTCTTAGTTGTCAATTCAAGAACGTCTTCCAACAATTCAGGAACAtcttccaacaacaacaacaacaacaacaacaacaagatttactattgaaattgaatgaaacataatgaataaaagaCGATAACAATTTAGCATAAAATAACTCAACAAAGAAATTAAGAGAATAAGAGAAATAAAGCAAGTTAATTAGAAAGGAAATAAAGATTGAGTTAATTACCGAAGTGAAAAGGCAAGAATTACAAGTTTAAGATCTGGAAGTTTAAAATTATAATCCTCATTTTAATGGTAGCTGGACCTGGAGGAAACTTTGCAGGCTAAAAGATCAATTAGTTCAAGGTTATATAGGGGACTGGTGGTTGCAAGATTAAAATCATTACACTATCAAAAGTGGTTATGATTGGCTGAAACCTCCCCCTGCAAATGTACCCTGGTTCTCGTTCATTTGGGTGAGGGATGCTCTTTCTCGACATAACTTCATTGGTTGGTTAATTGAGAATGAGAGATTGCTGACTCGAGATAGGCTACAAAGGATGGGGATCACTACTGATGATTCTTGTGTGCTTTGTGAGGAGGCACAGGAATCCCATGATCACATTTTCTTCAAGTGCAAGTATAGTAGCAAATGCTTGGATATGGTTTCTACTGGTCTGGGTTGTACTATTCCTCGAACTCAGGTAAGTCATTGGTGGTTGCAATACCCTTTCTCTTCTGCCAGCCTTAAAAAACAGGTGGTTGCTCGACTACTAGCTCTTATGTACTCTCTCTGGTGGGCTCGAAATACCTGCAGACTCTATTACTACCTCCAAAGACCTGAGTACCTAATCAAGGCTATGGAGGATTCCAGGAATTTCAATCCTTAGTTTCATTGTAGCTTACTCTTTCTAGTTTGGGGATTGTATGCTTAAGTTGAAAATGTATGACTTTGTTAGCTAGTGCGCTATGATTGTAAAcatttgaatggttttatttaatATATGCTTaccattttcaccaaaaaaaaagatCTGAAAGTTGAGTCAAAGCAACGTcgtatgagttttttttttttttttttgatgacgagggggctgaatccccccgggcccatgcattcccgcaccaccacatggaccatgtaagccacccccttcgggggctgcagtggccaagtgatcatcgccccagctagTAGTCGAACCCGGGAAGAGTTCCCCTTAATAAAGATGCCCTAATAATGTTCTCTCAGTTCCCCTTAAATAATAACAAGAGGAAATTATTAAACAAGCAACTAATGGGCCGAAATTATAAAGCAGATTCCGACCAAACTGGAGATAAGTCGATCGAGCAAGAAgaacagtcgatcgacttttctgtCGTCACGGAGTTCCTGCAATGCGCACGGTACTTCAAACggtcgccatttcttcgttacttgggcaaatggggtgtttttggtggcgttggaaagctaagaggataagatttcacctccaattagaatcacttaaTTATCCATTGCAGAACTCGAGTTATGTCTCTTCAAAGTAGATACTAGTAATGTGAAGTTATTCATATATCACTCCAAACTAACACTAATTACCAAGGAAGGGTCTAATTCAACCCTTAACCTCTTCAAATGTTCGATAAGCTTTCTTAGCAGTAGGAAATCTGATTTATAGCTCTTCCAAATCTCCATGTGCTCGAGAATCGGCTCAAAAAGCGCAATGTCATTTCCTGCAAAACCAATACGAATACACCGAAGTTGCAAATGTGGAGAATTTGACAATAAAATAGCTACGAAGAGCATCTAAtgtgcatagaaatgcgtgcaaaaatGGAATAAATGCATATAAAAGGCACGtatgaaacttccccaaaccaaacccttacttGTCTCTAAGCAAGCAATAGATACAAGACATAGAAGAAAGACTATGGAGCGACGtatagctcagagctagctatacaaAAGACtctttaaaccaatttaatgcaatagtACACCCTTGCTAAGGAATAAATTCCAAAGCTATATTGCACAAAaattcaaatgcaaacgagttatactaATGACCTAGGACTAccaaaccgtcgaccttgcaagaccatttatgtcggactctcatgggtcactcATTTCTCATTTTAAGCACAAGTTGAGTACATATTTTGTAAGAGAGAAGGAGAATAGCCACtgacctaactacgacctacaaaaacatgcatgcaatgtaacatgatagatatctctagtaacTGTACACATACACTCTAACCAAACGAGGTtcattgacacggctgtcgcaaccctatcaaaattAAACCAACCGACTCTAGCTAATATAGCaaaggtaagtcgggtatcgtatccacagggagactattgtatctacttgttattctagtccatcacggtaacaaattggagtgtttgaattgttttctaaactactaaactGTAAATAAAGCAGAGAGGAGAACAATAAAAAGGAAACTGAAATAAAGATGTGATCAAATTGAGAGAGAAATATGTTAGGATGTCgattcaccatgatattacacaattCCGCTAAtagtaaggtcagtcggtcttatgtgagaagggtaaagaaaaggtccttccggtccgctatccaccctaaatactactaacttaacttccgccctcattagagtagtctattgttcataacaggtctgttcattccaatcttccgatctaggtctgaatttaaacggattaattagtttagaagcgtgcactcaactaaacaattacagttatattgctatgaatcaattctcacatgtaaaccaattaatctaattataacatcattggtttactatcatggctcccttaATCCTAAcaacaaaggatttagctacgcatatttatgatgaaacaaacaataaataatgaaATAATGGAATACATGATATAAAGATGATTAAGAAGAAATAACATAAACCAATAACAATACTGATTAAAACAGAAATTAAAGGCAATAATAAAGGTATGTAAAAAGAGAATTAAGGCTTGAATAAAACAGAGAGAAACATTACAAAGATTCGGATCCGGAAAATGAAGAGCAAAGTAACGTTTAACAAGAGAAGAAAAGTGTTTGCTTAATACTCCAGGATTagtgaatgaaaaataaaatcattaaacctaattgggtctctcttatttataagagagacactttattaacctaatacgataattaaaatatcAAGAAAATAAGTTCTCGCAAGAAAATCTTGCGTCAAAAagataagtgctcgatcgagcactatgaaaccattcgatcgagcattctcCAACCAAAATCCTCTGGATCGAGTACATCACCACTCGACCGAGGACCTCCAAAattgcacctctcgatcgagaacagcagggtctcgatcgaggtcttctctgcatccataagtactcgatcgaacagataggccaccaaaagccttcgatcgagtcaaACACCGCTGAACCAGCTCCTTGTTTGTTGATTTAActtccgagaccacttcacgcttcccgaggtactAGTAATTCCGCTCCAATTCATCCATCCCTATAAATGCAAGCTAAGGGAGAATAAAGAGGCTCAATTCCGCCTTCTTTGGTACAGTCCTGCAATaaaagccaaacaaaccaaagtagactattcgggggacatttgtagcataaTACTACGTAAATTACATAGAAATATGTGCAGtaaaggcttaaaaagactatataaaaggcatgcatcaaacctccccaaattaaaccaaacctttgcttgtccccaagcaaactatatgcaaaactaatggaacggaatagaaaactcagagctagctacaaattgtccacttaaaccgatttaatgcaaacaaattgacacttttttttttggtaaaatgtaaaaaaatatatTGATGCTCAAAAAACCATATACAGTATAAATTGTTCACAAACCAAATTCCTATCACAAACTCATCTATATCATCTACCATACTTCAAAGACATATAGTAGATCATACTAGCTAGTGCAGCAATTTCTCAATCTAATGCCTATCCTTTCTTGACACTGTACCCTGCAACTGATGCTTAATCCTGTTCCTGATATCCGCTTGtatcatcaccacacacctgcCAGGACTAATGATAACACCCTCATGCCTGCTTGCATTCCTCTGGTTCCAGATATAATACATAGCAGCATTGAGTATACTATTCAGGACCCCATTCTTCAGTCTCGTGAACCTCCGTGTTGCCACCACCCGAGTATTGGTAGCAGACATAGTCACACCCGTCCATTCCCGAACTTTCTGAATAACTCTCCTGCAGTCTGGACTGGAAGAAGAGGTGAGGTGGTGACTCTTCCTCTTGAGCACAAATACAACAAACCTTTCGGGGACAATACCAAATCTGTAGAGCTTGTCTTTGGTATTAAACCCTTGCTGATAATACAACCAAGCTATAAAGCTGTGTTTGGGAATGGACCATTTGGTCCAAACAATATGGGACCAGCTTACAGCCTGGCTGGTTGGCCTTAACCAGCTATACCCCTTCCTGATAGTATACTCCTTACCTGGTATCATAGTCCATTCATTTTGATGGTATGCTGGCTGAAACTCCTGCTTCAATTTACAGACTTTTTTCCACGTTCAACTGGCATCCTGGGGAGGGTTATAGTCCTCCCATTCTTGTCCCTTCAGGTAGACACTATGCACCCATTGCACCCATAGTTTAGATGGGTGAGCCTGAATCCACCAGACCAGTTTCCCAATTGCTGCTTTATTCCAACTGTACTCATCTCTCAGACCAAGTCCCCCCTCCTTCTGATTAGTGCAAAGTTTTGACCAGGCAACAGTAGGGGTCCTAGCATATTCAGTCCCTCCATGCCACAAGAAGTTCCTGCATATTGCTTCAATTTTGAGAAGCACTGCCTTTGGAATGATGAAAATAGAAGCCCAGTAGGAATGTAGAGTTCTGTATACTGCTTTTATCAACACCAGTCTCCCAGCATACGATAGTTTTTTGGTTCCCAGTTGTCTTATCCTCTCAAAAACTTTATCAATCAATGGTTGGCAGTCTTTGATTGATAGTTTAGATGGTTTAATTGGCACTCCAAGGTATTTGAAAGGTAATTTGCCTTCAATGCAGCCTGAAACCTGAACTATTTCTCTTCTGACTTCACTAGCTACTCCATTAAAATACACATTCGATTTTCCCTACTCATCCAAGTCCCGATGCTTGAGAAAAGGTTGAGAAAGTGCGTAGCAGGATCATAATGGAACCCACATCCCCTTTAGAAAAGAGCAACAAATCGTCTGCAAACATTAAGCTACTCAATTTCATTGATTTGCAAAGAGGGTGAAACCTGAACTTCATTGTAGAGGTAGTATAGGATAGCAATCTGGTAAGATATTCCATACAAATTGTAAATAGCAAAGGGGACAAAGGATCTCCTTGTCTTAATCCTCTTTGTCCCTTAAACCAGCCAAAGCTATCCCCATTCAAATTCAAGGTATAAGTTGCAGTTATGACACATTCCTTAATAAGAGCAATAAAACCAGCTGGAAAATTTAATTCGTGCAGCATCTGGAAAAGGAAACTCCACTCCACTGAGTCATAAGCCTTCTGCAGGTCTATTTTGAATAGACATCTAGGGGAGACACTCTTCCTTCCATAAAGTTTAACAAGATCTTGACAAATTAGGATGTTCTCCATAATGCTTCTACCTTGAATAAAACCTCCTTGAGTGACAGAAATTATATGAGGGAGAACCAAAGCAAGCCTTGCACAAAGAAGTTTTGAAATGCATTTGTATACCACATTACAACATGCAATGGGCCTGAATTGCATTACAGTCAAAGGATTTGGCACCTTAGGGATTAAAGTAACATTAGTAGCATTCAGTTGCTTGAGCATTTTGCCATTCCTAAAAAATTCATGGATCGCAAAGACATACATCCCCTCCAACAAGATCCCAACTAGTTTTAAAGAAATGACTAGAGTAGCCATCTGGACTGGAGCTTTATCATCTGGTATACTCAAGATAGTGCTTTTGATTTCTCGCATCGCATGGTGGCATCAGTAACATCCGGTGGTGAGACTCATCACATTTATTACCTTGCTTTGTACTACTCTGGGACCGACAGGGGTTGTGGGGTGAGACCGGCCTAACAACTGGGTATAGAATCTTAGAAAACTCTCCCGAACCCCTCCCTTATCGGTGTGATGAGTTCCTTGTTGATCGAATCTGTCTTCGTCGATTTTGTCTCCTCCTAGTCTTCAAGATGCCATGGAAGAATGAAGTATTTGCATCCCCATCTGCACTCCATTTCATCTTTGCCTTTTGTTGCAGGAACTGGTTCTGAGCTTCAGCCAACTGTTGATAAATTTCTCTAGCCTCACATTCTTGTTGAATAAGGCTCAGATCCTAAGGATTCACTCCCAGGCTTtgctttattttatttagtttagtgagaGCCACCTCAGCATTAGTCTCAATATCAGCAAACCTAGACCTGTTCAGCTGTTTGAGTCCCTGCTTCAGATTCTTCAATTTCTTAGCTAGCTCATACAACTTAGTTCCAGTTTGCATACACGTCCAACCAGCTTGAACAGTCTCTTTAAAGTTGGGAGCCAGgctccacatattaaaatatttaaaggGTCTGGCTTTCTTTTCATCAGATTAGTGCTTTGTACCACACAAGGAGTGTGGTCAAAGATCCCCTCAGGCAAAAAGTGTGCATACAGGAGAGGGTAATCATTGAGCCATTCCTGGTTCACTAGGAAACGATCCAGTCTGCTATACACTCTGTCAGCAGGGCATTGTTTGTTATTCCATGTGTATAGAGCTCCCATGGCAGGACTATCTATCACTTCACATTGATGCAAGCATTGCCTGAAATCGTCCGCATCCTGCCTAGAAAATGATCCTCCCACTCTCTCATCCTCAGTCAAAACACAGTTGAAGTCTCCTCCAATGGCCCATGGCCCTGAAATGTTATTTGCTAGTCTGCTTAAATTAGCCCAAAGGGACTGTCTCTCATTGCTGCCATTGAAAGCATAGACCATGGTGACATGAAATCGTGCATTGGTACGCTTATGATGCACTGTCATATGGATATACTAGGCATCATACTCTAGAAAATCAATATCCCATTCATGCACCTGCCATAAAATCCAAATTCTGCCTCCTTGATGGTATGCTGAGTTTGTGGAAATACTCCAATTGCTAAAGGAATTCATGGTTGTGTGCAATTTATTTGGTTTAATTTTAGTCTCtaataaagcaaagaaattaacattattatttaTCAAAAATCTATGTATAACCTGCTGCTTACTCCTCCTATTCATACCCCGCACATTCCAAAACCCTAGCTTAATAATTGATCAGGATTATGGATGAGGTGTCCCTCTGAGCTATTGGCCTTCTCTGCTGAATCGGCAAGAAGCACTACAGTAGTCCCTTCTTCTTTTACTGGTGTACGCATTGGCAATGGGGGGAACTCTTTAATCTGAACCAGAACAGGCTCTTCCTCCACCCTGGGTGCAGGTACCCTAGGCGTGACTAAATTATCAGCATTTCCCTGATCTGAATTTTTTGGCTTCTCCACTTTTCTCCAAACCTGTTTAACAGGCTTAATTGGTTTAACTTTGTGAGTGGTTTGATTTTTCCCTCTTCTGCAAGTGCTTTGATCATGCCCCAGTGTCTTGCATTGAGTACAAAGCActggtttccattcatattcaagTTTAACCTCCACCAGTTGCTTCTTTTCATCATGAAATTTCACTGCTTCAGGAAATTTTTGATCAATTTGTACCTCCACCAAAACTCTGGCATATGCTAGTCTGGTTTTCATCTCTGTAGCATTATCTTTTTGGATATATTTGCCAACCAGTCCTGCAATTTTTGGCAAGCTTTGTCCCCAAAATTTCAATGGTAACTGGTGAAGCCTTAGCCATGTGGGTACATTTTTAACATGCTCCTTCTCCAGTGCCATGTTCTCCTGCCATGGCTTAATGATGACAGGTTTACTATCAAATAAGTAGTGGCCTGCATTCAACACCTGGTCCTGCATGTCTTTCGTGTGAAACCTGACAATAAATATCCCATTTGGCATGAATGAGATCTTGTCTATGGTATGCTTATGCCATATCCTCCTCAAATATCCTTCTAGCACCGCCATGGGTGGATTGGCTCCCAAGACATAGCCATAAACTACCTGCTTCCAATATTCTAGTTCATCATGCACGTCCTCATCAGATAATTGAAGCAATGGTTCTGCCTCCTCTACCGCCTTAGGACTCTTACTCTTGGATACGTGCACCCAGTCTCCTTGCTCCTCATTATCTGGTACTGCCTCTCCCTGTGATGCTATATCAGTTTCTTTCGTGGGTTCTGCATCATCAAGGGAAAAAGCAGGGATACCTATGATATTCTGCATGCTCCCATGCTTCACAGCATCCTCCTCATTAGGTATAAGGTTCGCTGTTTTTGCAATTCTAGTAACCTTAGACTTCTCTTTAGATGTTACCCCTTTCCTCCTCGTGATGTTGCGTAGCTTTGCAGATTTTGAGGCTGAATTCCTCGCCATTAATGCAAGAGATTCACCTTTACGTGGTCGGCAAAATCGC contains:
- the LOC141588024 gene encoding uncharacterized protein LOC141588024, which produces MTVHHKRTNARFHVTMVYAFNGSNERQSLWANLSRLANNISGPWAIGGDFNCVLTEDERVGGSFSRQDADDFRQCLHQCEVIDSPAMGALYTWNNKQCPADRVYSRLDRFLVNQEWLNDYPLLLAPNFKETVQAGWTCMQTGTKLYELAKKLKNLKQGLKQLNRSRFADIETNAELAEAQNQFLQQKAKMKWSADGDANTSFFHGILKTRRRQNRRRQIRSTRNSSHR